In Salmo salar chromosome ssa03, Ssal_v3.1, whole genome shotgun sequence, a single genomic region encodes these proteins:
- the LOC106592509 gene encoding F-box/LRR-repeat protein 16, with protein MLNMSTPSELKSPCVPRNGMVKLPPQPNGLGSASITKGTPAAKNRLCQSSSVPGILPPPSLPYHLDPLNPLGPDLDHSPLTALKPPLRQVPLTLPKPHLPLTLPLALLLPLERQLALDEKLLNRLLWYFTTAEKCVLAQVCRTWRKVLYQPKFWEGVTPILHAKELYALLPSGEKEFVSLQAFALRGFQAFCLVGVSDLDICEFIDNYPLSKKGVKSVSLKRSTITDAGLEVMLEQMQGLMHLELAGCNDFTEAGLWSSLNARLTSLSVSDCINVADDAIAAISQLLPNLSELSLQAYHVTDTAMAYFTAKQGYTTHTLRLHSCWEITNHGVVNMVHSLPNLTALSLSGCSKITDDGVELVAENLRKLRSLDLSWCPRITDMALEYIACDLHKLEELVLDRCVRITDTGLGYLSTMSSLRSLYLRWCCQVQDFGLQHLFGMRSLRLLSLAGCPLLTTTGLSGLIQIQDLEELELTNCPGATAELFKYYSQHLARCMVIE; from the exons ATGTTGAACATGTCGACCCCCAGCGAGCTCAAGTCTCCGTGTGTCCCGAGAAACGGCATGGTCAAGCTCCCCCCTCAGCCCAACGGTCTGGGCAGCGCCAGCATCACCAAGGGCACGCCCGCCGCCAAGAACCGCCTGTGCCAGTCGTCCTCCGTGCCCGGCATCCTACCCCCGCCTtccctaccctaccacctggaccCCCTCAACCCCCTGGGTCCAGACCTGGACCACAGCCCCCTGACGGCCCTCAAACCCCCGCTGCGCCAGGTCCCACTCACCTTACCCAAGCCTCACCTTCCCCTCACCCTGCCTCTGGCCCTTCTGCTGCCCCTGGAGCGCCAGCTGGCCCTGGATGAGAAGCTGCTCAACAGGCTGCTGTGGTACTTCACCACGGCTGAGAAGTGTGTCCTGGCCCAGGTGTGTAGGACCTGGAGGAAGGTGCTGTACCAGCCTAAGTTCTGGGAGGGTGTCACTCCCATCCTCCACGCCAAGGAGCTGTATGCCCTGCTCCCCAGCGGAGAGAAGGAGTTTGTCAGCCTGCAGGCCTTTGCTCTCAGAGGGTTCCAGGCGTTCTGTCTGGTGGGAGTTTCGGACCTGGACATTTGTGAGTTCATTGATAATTACCCCCTGTCCAAGAAGGGGGTGAAGTCGGTCAGTCTGAAGAGGTCCACCATCACAGACGCAGGCCTGGAG gtgatgcTGGAACAGATGCAGGGTCTGATGCACCTGGAGTTGGCTGGTTGTAATGACTTCACGGAGGCCGGTCTGTGGTCCAGCCTGAACGCACGGCTCACCTCGCTCAGCGTCAGCGACTGTATCAATGTGGCAGACGACGCTATCGCTGCCATCTCACAGCTACTGCCCAACCTGTCAGAGCTCAGCCTGCAGGCCTACCACGTAACCGACACAGCCATGGCTTACTTCACAGCCAAACAG ggCTACACCACTCACACGCTGCGTCTCCACTCGTGTTGGGAGATCACCAACCATGGTGTGGTTAACATGGTCCACAGCCTGCCCAACCTCACGGCTCTGAGCCTGTCAGGCTGCTCTAAAATCACTGATGACGGGGTGGAGCTGGTAGCAGAGAATCTGAGGAAGCTGCGGAGCCTGGACCTCTCCTGGTGCCCACGCATCACTGACATGGCCCTGGAGTACATTGCCTGTGACCTCCAcaaactagaggagctggtacTGGACAG atgTGTGAGGATTACAGATACAGGTCTAGGTTACCTGTCCACCATGTCTTCTTTGAGGAGTCTCTACCTGCGCTGGTGCTGTCAG GTGCAGGACTTTGGGCTACAGCACCTGTTTGGCATGAGGAGTCTgcgtcttctctctctcgcag gtTGTCCACTCCTAACCACTACAGGTCTATCTGGTTTGATCCAGATCCAGGATCTAGAGGAGTTGGAGTTGACCAACTGTCCTGGAGCCACAGCTGAACTCTTCAAGTACTACTCAC